A genome region from Penaeus vannamei isolate JL-2024 chromosome 20, ASM4276789v1, whole genome shotgun sequence includes the following:
- the LOC138865160 gene encoding uncharacterized protein — MDATDVCHVARLTGDRDLHRSQVRKTQSLLKRDKEQFIRSLAEEVESHSSVNDLRPVYQTLRKLNSKPSSWVMAVHLISGQIVSDPVAVREHWVEYFEQLYQVDPPTVNLDAFSSLIQLPDPLNCEDPPSLTEVREVIFMLKRGKAVGICVIPAEMLKVGGEPMVWALHAVLAAIWHFSTIPLDLEGGPLGLQQ, encoded by the coding sequence atggatgccacagatgtttgccatgtggctcgtctgacaggagatcgggatttgcaccgttctcaggtacgTAAAACTCAGTCACTGTTAAAaagagacaaggaacagtttatcaggagtcttgcagaggaggtcgaaagcCATTCctcagtaaatgaccttcgtcctgtataccaaaccctgagaaaactgaactccaagccctcttcatggGTGATGGCAGTTCACTtaataagtggccagatcgtctcagatcctgttgcagtgcgggaacattgggttgagtattttgagcagttataccaggttgacccaccaacagttaacttggatgcgttTAGTTCCCTGATTCAGTTGCCAGACCCACTCAActgtgaggatccaccctccctaactgaggtTAGGGAAGTGATCTTCATGCTGAAGAGAGGTAAAGCAGTGGGTATATGCGTCATCCCAGCTGAAAtgttaaaggttggtggtgaacctatggtgtgggcattgcatgctgtcctggctgccatctggcatttCAGTACCATTCCCCTTGACCTGGAAGGGGGACCGCTGGGACTGCAGCAAtaa